CGACCACCTTGATGATGGTGCCGTCCTGCACTTCCGTTTCGATCATGTCAAAGTCCATCACTGCCTCCGAGAAAAATCAGTCCCCAGACGATGCGGCCTCCCCGCCGCAACCCCTGGTTTCTGAACAAGAAACCAAAAAAAGAAAACCTGAAAACCGTTACCTGGCGCGTAAGCCTGTCCGGTAGACCATCCTGCCCGCGCACCGTTGCATCGCCGGCGCATCCATCCGCGCGCGGCTCAGAAATTGCCGACGAACCATTCCTTCATGCGGGTCCACACCTGCTTGACCGACCCGCTCTGCACCGCCACCTTGCGCCCGCGCATGCGTTGCACGCGGCCTTCCAGCAGCAGGCCCATCACCGTCGCGTAGCGCGGGCTCTTCACCACCTCGTGCAGGTTGCCGCGATACTCGGGCACGCCGACGCGCACGGGCTTCAGGAAGATGTCCTCGCCCAGCTCGACCATGCCCGGCATCATCGCGGTCCCACCGGTGATGACCACGCCCGACGACAACAGTTCTTCATAGCCCGACTCGCGCACCACCTGGTGCACCAGCGAGTACAGCTCTTCGATGCGCGGCTCGATCACCGCGGCCAGCGCCTGGCGGCTGAGCGTGCGCGTGCCGCGGTCGCCCACGCCCGGCACCTCGATCATGTCTTCCGGATCGGCGATCGCCTGCTTGGCGATGCCGTACTGGATCTTGATGTCCTCGGCGTCCGGCGTCGGCGTGCGCAGCGCCATCGCGATATCGTTGGTGATCTGGTCGCCGGCGATGGGGATCACGGCCGTATGGCGGATCGCGCCTTCGCTGAAGATGGCGATGTCGGTGGTGCCGCCGCCGATGTCGACCAGCACCACGCCCAGTTCCTTCTCGTCCTCGGTCAGGACCGCCAGGCTCGACGCCAGCGGCTGCAGGATCAGGTCGTGCACTTCCAGGCCGCAGCGGCGCACGCACTTGACGATGTTCTGCGCGGCGCTGACCGCGCCGGTGACGATATGCACCTTCACTTCCAGGCGGATGCCGCTCATGCCGATGGGCTCGCGCACGTCTTCCTGGCCGTCGATGATGAATTCCTGCGTCAGGATGTGCAGGATCTGCTGGTCGGTCGGGATATTGACCGCCTTGGCGGTCTCGATCACGCGCGCCACGTCGGTCTGCGTAACCTCCTTGTCCTTGATGGCCACCATGCCGCTGGAATTGAAGCTGCGGATATGGCTGCCGGCAATGCCGGTGAAGACCTCCGAAATCTTGCAGTCGGCCATCAGCTCGGCCTCTTCCAGCGCCTTCTGGATCGACTGCACGGTGGCCTCGATGTTGACCACGACCCCTTTCTTCAGACCCTTGGACTCAGACTGGCCCATCCCGATCACCTCGTAGCTGCCGTCGGGGCGCAGTTCCGCCACCACGGCCGCCACCTTCGAGGTGCCGATATCGAGACCGACCAACAGGTCCTTGTATTCCTTGCTCATCGGGTTTTCTCCGCGTTCTTGCTCTTCAGTCGCGTCGGATTGTTGTTGGATGTACCTGAAACCGTTGCGGCCGCCCCCGGCCTGGCGGCACTCGTTGCCGCGCTCGCCGCCTTGGCCTTGGCCGCTTTTTCGGCCTTCTCGGCCCGCACCGCCGCCGCGATCTGCGCCTCGGTCAGGAAGCGCGCGTTGGCGGCGCGGATGGCGAAGCCGTTGGGATAGCGCAGGTCGGCATATTCGATCTGGCTGCCCCATTGCTGCGTGACCTGCGGCCAGGCCGCGACGAAGCGGCGCACGCGCTGGTCCATCGCGGTGCGGTCCTCGTCGTTCTGCTCGCGGCCCAGCTCGACCTCCATGCCGTTGGACAGGCGCGCGCGCCAGGCGTAGCGGCCGGACAGCGCCACCGCCAGCGGCTCGGCCTTGAGCGGCTTGAACCACTGGCGCATGACCTCGAGCTTTTCGATCACATCGCCTTCGCTGTCCGGCGGGCCGTCCAGCGCCAGCAGCTGCGCGTCCTCTTCCGCCTCGGCGGTGTTGGCGACGAAGATCTCGCCATAGGTATTGATCAGCCGGCCGCTGTCGGGCGCGCCCCAGGTGCCCAGCGCCTCGTGCTCCTCGACCTCGACCGCCAGGCCGTTGGGCCATTCGCGCCGCACGCTGGCGCGCCGCACCCACGGCACCGATTCGAAGGCCTGGCGCGCCGCGTTCAGGTCCAGCGTGAAAAAGTTGCCGCTCAGCTTGCCCAGCGCGCTGGCGCGCACGCTCGGCGCGTTCACGTGGCGCAGGGCGCCCCCGTCCATCGGGCCGATCTCCACGTGCGTGATGGCAAACACCGGCCGCTGCGCCAGCCACAGCAGGCCCGCCGCGAGCGCCATCAGCGCCACCACCGCATACAGCGTGGAGGCGATCAGGTTGAGCAGGCGTGCGTTATGCCACATGGTCCGGTGCGGTCTCGGGTGAAGTTATTCGGGTTTCCAATGCTCGTTGGGATGCAGGTCCAGCGTGGCGGCGGCCAGTACCTGCAGCACGAAGTCCTCGTAGCTGATGCCGACCGCGCGCGCCGCCATCGGCACCAGCGAATGGCCGGTCATGCCGGGCGAGGTATTCATCTCGAGCAGGAAAGGCGTGCCGTCGGCGCGCAGCATCACATCGGCTCGCGCCCAGCCGCGGCAGCCCAGCACGCG
The window above is part of the Cupriavidus taiwanensis LMG 19424 genome. Proteins encoded here:
- the ftsA gene encoding cell division protein FtsA; translation: MSKEYKDLLVGLDIGTSKVAAVVAELRPDGSYEVIGMGQSESKGLKKGVVVNIEATVQSIQKALEEAELMADCKISEVFTGIAGSHIRSFNSSGMVAIKDKEVTQTDVARVIETAKAVNIPTDQQILHILTQEFIIDGQEDVREPIGMSGIRLEVKVHIVTGAVSAAQNIVKCVRRCGLEVHDLILQPLASSLAVLTEDEKELGVVLVDIGGGTTDIAIFSEGAIRHTAVIPIAGDQITNDIAMALRTPTPDAEDIKIQYGIAKQAIADPEDMIEVPGVGDRGTRTLSRQALAAVIEPRIEELYSLVHQVVRESGYEELLSSGVVITGGTAMMPGMVELGEDIFLKPVRVGVPEYRGNLHEVVKSPRYATVMGLLLEGRVQRMRGRKVAVQSGSVKQVWTRMKEWFVGNF
- a CDS encoding cell division protein FtsQ/DivIB produces the protein MWHNARLLNLIASTLYAVVALMALAAGLLWLAQRPVFAITHVEIGPMDGGALRHVNAPSVRASALGKLSGNFFTLDLNAARQAFESVPWVRRASVRREWPNGLAVEVEEHEALGTWGAPDSGRLINTYGEIFVANTAEAEEDAQLLALDGPPDSEGDVIEKLEVMRQWFKPLKAEPLAVALSGRYAWRARLSNGMEVELGREQNDEDRTAMDQRVRRFVAAWPQVTQQWGSQIEYADLRYPNGFAIRAANARFLTEAQIAAAVRAEKAEKAAKAKAASAATSAARPGAAATVSGTSNNNPTRLKSKNAEKTR